One segment of Struthio camelus isolate bStrCam1 chromosome 25, bStrCam1.hap1, whole genome shotgun sequence DNA contains the following:
- the LOC104144757 gene encoding olfactory receptor 9S13-like — translation MENHTKVTEFILAGFKSPPGLQVLLSVLFSTMYVITVVGNSGMILIIRMDSKLHTPMYFFLENLSVLDICYSSVITPKAALTFSLGRRIISYNGCASQMFFFSLFGTTEAFFLAVMAYDRFYAICNPLLYQVTMNKRLCVGMLVGSYLSGCINCTIQTGFTFSLSFCGPKGINHFFCDVPAVMHVSCSDTFFNEIIMLSVCGSIIVSTALVGFISYGYIITTVVQMPSAKSRRKAFSACSSHILAVSLFFGTVFFMYAQPGGTSSPYKSNIISILYTAVIPMLNPFIYTLRNKEVKGALKKLLKKKGFS, via the coding sequence ATGGAAAACCACACCAAGGTAACTGAGTTCATTTTGGCTGGGTTCAAATCTCCTCCAGGATTGCAAGTCctcctttctgttctcttctcaaCAATGTATGTTATCACAGTGGTAGGAAATTCTGGTATGATACTCATCATTAGAATGGACTCCAAGCTGCACACTCCTATGTATTTTTTCCTAGAGAACTTGTCTGTCTTGGATATTTGCTATTCCTCTGTCATTACCCCTAAAGCAGCATTGACATTCTCACTGGGCAGAAGAATCATTTCCTAcaatggctgtgcttctcagatgttcttcttctctctctttggcACAACGGAAGCCTTCTTCCTTGCTGTGATGGCTTATGATCGCTTTTATGCCATCTGCAACCCACTGCTATACCAAGTCACTATGAATAAAAGACTTTGTGTTGGTATGCTCGTGGGTTCTTATCTGTCAGGCTGCATTAACTGCACCATCCAGACAGGCTTTACGTTCAGCTTGTCCTTTTGTGGGCCCAAAGGAATAAACCACTTCTTCTGTGATGTTCCTGCAGTGATGCATGTCTCCTGTTCAGACacatttttcaatgaaataatAATGCTCAGTGTATGTGGATCTATTATTGTGAGCACTGCCTTGGTGGGTTTTATCTCCTATGGTTATATAATTACCACCGTTGTCCAAATGCCTTCAGCTAAGAGCAGGCGCAAGGCCTTCTCCGCTTGCTCTTCCCACATACTGGCTGTTAGCTTGTTCTTTGGAACTGTCTTTTTCATGTATGCTCAGCCTGGGGGCACATCCTCACCATACAAAAGCAATATCATTTCTATCCTCTATACTGCTGTTATTCCCATGCTAAACCCTTTCATCTACACCCTACGAAATAAGGAGGTAAAAGGGGCTctgaaaaaattgttaaaaaagaaaggcttttctTAG
- the LOC104144758 gene encoding olfactory receptor 6Y1-like has product MGDRNETNVVYFILLGFPISAELQLLLFSAFLLAYSLTVLENIIIILIIRTNHSLQKPMYFFLGNLSFLEIWYVSVIEPKMLVDFLSQDKRISFQGCMTQLYFFVTFVCTEYILLAVMAYDRFLAICSPLRYSLIMNHRFCAQLTAGCWICGLITASIKLSFIGQLWFCDVDKINHFFCDISPLLNISCSDSSMAELVDFLLALMVIMVPLCTVVTSYICIMFTVLKIPSSQGRQKAFSTCSSHLTVVVLFYSTTLFTYACPKVMYTYSANKLVSVLYTAVVPLLNPLIYCLRNKEVRFALRKTLHVAQDRVQPDVNPPHWPLLQPVLPRLAHEDAMVDSVQSLAEVEVDNIHCSPLIYPASHSIMEGYQVEDLELHHLVVTAAKAAPNLHISSQPFLVC; this is encoded by the exons ATGGGTGACAGGAATGAAACCAATGTTGTGTACTTCATTCTTCTGGGATTTCCCATCTCTGCTGAACTGCAActgctcctcttctctgctttccttctggCTTATTCATTAACTGTGTTGGAAAATATCATTATCATTCTCATTATCCGAACTAACCACAGTCTGCAGAAACCCATGTATTTCTTCCTGGGAAACTTGTCTTTCTTAGAGATCTGGTATGTTTCTGTCATTGAGCCAAAGATGCTAGTAGATTTCCTCTCTCAAGACAAACGCATATCATTCCAGGGATGCATGAcacagctgtatttctttgtgaCTTTTGTTTGTACTGAGTACATTCTGTTAGCTGTTATGGCCTATGACCGCTTCTTAGCCATATGCAGTCCTCTCCGATATTCACTTATCATGAACCATCGGTTCTGTGCTCAGCTGACAGCTGGCTGTTGGATATGTGGTTTGATCACCGCTTCCATCAAACTGAGCTTTATAGGTCAGCTCTGGTTCTGCGATGTAGATAAAATCAATCActttttctgtgatatttcacCCCTACTAAATATCTCCTGCAGCGATTCCTCTATGGCTGAGCTAGTGGACTTCCTCCTGGCTCTGATGGTCATCATGGTACCACTGTGTACTGTCGTCACCTCATATATTTGCATCATGTTCACTGTGTTGAAGATCCCTTCTTCTCAGGGGAGGCAGAAGGCATTTTCTACCTGCAGCTCCCACTTGACTGTAGTGGTATTGTTCTACTCTACCACCTTGTTCACTTATGCCTGCCCGAAGGTTATGTATACCTACAGTGCTAACAAGTTGGTATCAGTCCTGTACACAGCAGTAGTACCACTTCTGAATCCCCTCATATATTGCCTCAGAAACAAAGAAGTGAGATTTGCCCTGAGGAAGACCTT gcacgttgcacaggatcgcgtccag ccagatgtcaacccacctcactggccactcctccagcctgtccttccGAGGCTTGCCCATGAGGATGCTATGgtagacagtgtccaaagccttgctgaagtcgaggtagacaacatccactgctctcccctcatctacccagccagtcattccatcatggaaggctatcag gtTGAG gatcttgaactccaccatctcgtggtcactgcagccaaggctgcccccaaccttcacatctccagccagccaTTCCTCGTTTGTTAG